One Streptomyces sp. CG4 genomic window, GAAAGAAGTGGGGGAAGGGAGTGAGAAGGTCAGCCCGAGATCACGCCGGCGATCACCGACACCGAGCTGACGACGAGCAGCCCCAGGACGGCTCGCCGGAAGTGCTCGGAGTCGAAGCGGGCGAAGATGCGCTCGCCGACCACGATGCCGATGAACAGCGCGGGTACCCCGGCGAGCAGGGCCCACCCGACGTCGGCGGTGAGGCGCCCGCTGACCGCGTAACCGGTGAGCGACGCCAGGCTCGTTCCGGAGAACACCACGCCCAGCGTGGCGCGCTGCACCCGGGGCTCCAGCCGCAGGCTCTGCATCGCGGCCACCATCGGCGGGCCGTCGATGCCGGTGGAGGCGAAGGAAGCGCCGGAGAACACGCTGATCCAGGCAACCGCGGCGAGTCCGCCGCGCACTCTGACCCGGCGCCACACCATCAGCGTGCACAGCAGCACGACAACCGCGATGACCAGCGACAGCACCCGGGCGGGCAGCACGTGCAGCAGCCACACCCCGAACGGCACGCCCACCAGGCCTGCGCCGAGCGCGACGGCGGTGATCTGCCTGTGCACGTGCCGCCAGTCCTTCACGGCGATCCACAGACTGAGCGGCGCCGCCA contains:
- a CDS encoding sulfite exporter TauE/SafE family protein, whose amino-acid sequence is MTAAVIAGVFLVLTLASVIRTTAGFGFSLVAVPPLTLLLDPVTAVVVAAIMAAPLSLWIAVKDWRHVHRQITAVALGAGLVGVPFGVWLLHVLPARVLSLVIAVVVLLCTLMVWRRVRVRGGLAAVAWISVFSGASFASTGIDGPPMVAAMQSLRLEPRVQRATLGVVFSGTSLASLTGYAVSGRLTADVGWALLAGVPALFIGIVVGERIFARFDSEHFRRAVLGLLVVSSVSVIAGVISG